In Oreochromis niloticus isolate F11D_XX linkage group LG18, O_niloticus_UMD_NMBU, whole genome shotgun sequence, one genomic interval encodes:
- the rgs5b gene encoding regulator of G-protein signaling 5b: MCRGRDSLPITCLERAKELKALFGSLLQKSDSITGHSKKSDKLRFNVEEPLKWKESFDNLLTSPNGLCLFRAFLVSEFSEENIAFYLACEDYKATKPSKLASKAKKIYDEFIGSDAPREVNLDHATKAITKENMEQPSQSCFDVAQSKIYTLMEKDCYPRFLKSSTYLELTRKTKTG; this comes from the exons ATGTGCAGAGGACGCGACTCGCTGCCTATCACCTGCCTTGAAAG GGCAAAAGAGCTGAAAGCTCTGTTTGGGAGTTTGCTACAGAAGTCAGACAGCATCACTGGGCACTCAAAGAAAAGTGACAAACTGAG GTTTAATGTTGAGGAGCCTCTTAAATGGAAGGAATCATTTGACAATCTGTTGACCAGCCCAA ATGGACTGTGTCTTTTCAGAGCATTCCTGGTGTCAGAGTTCAGTGAGGAAAACATTGCCTTTTACTTGGCATGTGAAGACTACAAAGCAACTAAGCCTTCAAAACTAGCTAGCAAGGCAAAGAAAATCTATGATGAGTTCATCGGCTCCGACGCACCCCGTGAG GTAAATCTCGACCATGCAACCAAAGCGATCACCAAAGAGAACATGGAGCAGCCCAGCCAGTCCTGTTTCGATGTGGCCCAATCTAAAATCTACACCCTGATGGAGAAAGACTGCTACCCTCGCTTCCTCAAATCCTCAACATACCTGGAGCTCACCAGGAAAACCAAGACGGGCTAA